One stretch of Timaviella obliquedivisa GSE-PSE-MK23-08B DNA includes these proteins:
- a CDS encoding class I SAM-dependent methyltransferase yields the protein MMLTTLLLNYRMTSTGLEHYPIDYDPVLLAIGQGALGTMGNRLRWIEADLTQEVWVEQLGETQVDAVLTTTALHWLPIDRLVYLYQKLGQIVRPGGVFLNGDHLYFPPHLTTLQRLAKAMQTQQEKQAFSVENQEDWQQWWQAIGQELELKDLLTERHRRFQPRFTENEPTLAIHEAALQEAGFREVGTIWQQFDDQILLAIR from the coding sequence ATGATGCTGACGACACTACTCCTCAATTATCGCATGACTTCCACAGGTCTAGAACACTACCCGATTGATTATGACCCGGTTCTGCTGGCGATCGGTCAGGGAGCATTAGGAACGATGGGCAATCGGTTGCGTTGGATCGAGGCAGATCTAACGCAAGAGGTCTGGGTAGAACAGCTTGGTGAAACTCAAGTTGATGCAGTTTTAACAACAACAGCATTGCACTGGCTACCGATTGATCGGCTAGTATATCTCTATCAAAAACTGGGTCAAATTGTGCGTCCAGGTGGTGTATTTCTAAATGGTGATCATCTCTACTTTCCACCGCACTTAACTACACTTCAACGCTTAGCAAAGGCAATGCAAACGCAGCAGGAAAAGCAGGCATTCTCAGTTGAAAATCAAGAGGATTGGCAGCAGTGGTGGCAGGCGATCGGGCAAGAGTTAGAACTCAAAGATTTGCTAACAGAAAGACATCGACGCTTTCAACCTCGCTTTACTGAGAATGAACCAACGCTTGCCATTCATGAAGCAGCACTGCAAGAAGCGGGATTCCGAGAAGTTGGTACAATTTGGCAGCAATTTGACGATCAAATTCTCCTAGCTATACGCTAG